A section of the Caballeronia sp. M1242 genome encodes:
- the hpf gene encoding ribosome hibernation-promoting factor, HPF/YfiA family, with product MNLKISGHHLELTPALREFVITKLDRVLRHFDQVMDGNVVLSVDTHRDKDKRNKAEINLHLKGKDIFIESCDADMYAAIDLMVDKLDRQVIRHKDKIQGHAHEAAKYREEARGLEAPLP from the coding sequence ATGAATCTGAAGATCAGTGGACACCACCTCGAATTGACGCCTGCGTTGCGCGAGTTTGTGATCACGAAGCTGGACAGAGTGCTCCGTCATTTTGATCAGGTGATGGACGGCAACGTTGTCCTCTCGGTCGACACTCATAGGGACAAGGACAAGCGCAACAAGGCGGAAATCAATCTGCACTTGAAGGGCAAGGACATTTTCATCGAGAGTTGTGACGCTGATATGTACGCGGCCATCGACCTGATGGTCGACAAGCTGGATCGCCAGGTGATCCGCCACAAGGACAAGATCCAGGGGCACGCGCACGAAGCCGCGAAGTACCGCGAAGAAGCGCGCGGACTGGAAGCGCCCTTGCCTTAA